The genomic interval AACGGTTGAGAAACATCTAAAACCATGTTTCATGGGGctatccaataaaaaaataataataattaagctTAAGAATTTTTTAGGTGATTTATCAAACCCACACCAATTTAAGTAATCTTCACTTGGATGACTCACTTCATTGAAAAGTCACAACACAAGCAAAAGCATGGATAAGGCCTTCCCAAGATAACACCTTTGAGGAATTAtcaacacacaaacaaacaaacaaaaactcttGACAATGACCTAAAGCACGCTTTTTAAAGTCACAACACTAATAGTGCTCTCTCAACTTTTTATCACCAtaattaagttatatatatatatatatttatttatttatttatttatagagagagactttcattatttatataaaacattttCTTTCACCTTTAGATGTATTTTTAGAACACAAATTACATagacatatttatttttcatcatattgtcaataataataatattagtaatatgcTCATATacaatatcaatattttttattttttttttggcaaaaattgaaatttcaacCAAAGGATTTATGTTAATAGCCTCATAaatatcatatgtatatatatatatatttacatatcattagtgttaaaatttaactaataaaatttataaaaactccggttgattatttattttattttattttttgacccCGAGTgcgaaaaaaaagtaaatgattGTTTTCTAAATTCAAGTCGATGactctaaaaaaaatacataaataaataaaaatgatttaggGGGTAcattagtaatttttattttaataatttttccaagGAGAGATATTTTTGTTCTCATTGGTGCATGTAATTGAAATGTTTTAAcctgattttcttttattttgtatctaagaataataatttatgatatttataacaattatcaaaaaaataaaaatagtaactAATAAGTGTTAATAATTAGGGTATTgcctttaattattttgatgtcACCCACTCTTgtctatttaatatttataatatatatatttataatataagataatttatattatttatgtactTTAATTTTATGAAGTCCAATGTATGAATGCCACGTGTTAAGTACTTGTGTGTATTCGGTGGGGCCCACCGACCACCAAAGCTAAGCAACCCTCAACACGTCGAAATGAccttttggaaagaaaaaaggTCACAACGAATATTAGTGTTCTGATTACTCGCGGTCCACCAGAACTCGTCTCCACAAGTCATCAAAATCTCATCTCACCGCGAAAATATCGTCGATTTATCGCCTCACCAGAGGAGAAATTCAGGAGTCTAAGTCTTTTATTTTGTCAGTGTTCTGGAAGGTCCATCAAATCTAATCCAGATTATtctatttacttatttatttatttaatcagtGTATATAGAGAATTTTGATCTAGTGGACTTCGGTTTTGTGTAACTACCCAGGTATGATGGAACCAAGACGTAGCTCATTTTTAATtatgagtttataaatttttttattttttattatataatatagagaTAGATTGGTAATTACTTTAAAAGATTCATGCCTTTTATATTAGAAGTTCTTAAATCGAGATAAATCAACGGGTGAGATAGAGCTACATCTCTGTTATATAGTAACTATCATGTGACATGTTCTGTTGGATCATCTCTCttatataaattgataaaaaaatattatttgttaaaaatatttatttttgatgaaattataTCCCAACACCTTGTAGAAAATATCGGGTAAAAAGTgtctatataattttttaataatgtgtttctattaaaaatgcatataatttttttttaaaattagataaataattttcatcaaGCCAACTACTACCTCTTGATTTattggtattatttttttttactccgGTACTAACTTTAAACTTGTATGTGTTCCTAGCTTCTATTTAATAAAGTTGTTTTTCactcatttgtaaaaaaaaaaaatgacattcaTTAAGAATAAAGAGAAATATAGAAAGAGTAGAATATAACTAACAAGGAAAAACACATAGATAGAATGACCGTAAAAACAAGTActaaaacaatgaaatttatTAAAGTATgagaatgtttttttattttttatataaaatattctcACTAATATTCATCACGAGCTCAATTATTTAAgtcaaaatagtaaaaatataatttacactttaatatttattttttcctaatATTTACACATTTGTTATATggaaaactaatttaaaattttacatattttttttgacaataaaTACTTCGATTactattaattttgaatcatgAAATCCAGGTAAATATGAAAACAATCCTCCCAAAGTCTGCACTCAGACATAAAATATGCTGGCTTAGTCAAAGCATCAACAACGCAGTTCGCTGAGCGTCGTATATGAGTACATTTTACATTGTATAGCTGTATTAATAAAGATCTTAGTgttattaaaacaataaatttctcatttttatgttcatatataatcttatattcattatttatatttttttcaaccagttaaaaatgataaaaacactACACTACAAAAGTTATAATATCGTGCTAGAAAATATcccgatttaaaaaaaaaaatcttaataaaaatccaaacgaaaataatattcaaaacccaattccaacgtataattttgaatttttttaatatttcatattcaactaattttttttttcgcatattttttatattcaagttaaaaagaagaagaatccaaacaaatattattatacaataaCAAAAATCTCGCGAGCGCGAGAAACAACCACACGATAAATTCTCACATCTCGCGAAAAGGACAGGTCATCACCCGACAACCAACTACGAGTGGACGCTACCACGAATATCCACTCGATTTAATCATCTTTCTTCGCATCCGCACTAACCGACGTCTTATAAGCACAACTACTTATAAACATAAACCCTCTGATAACTTATATGATAAGTACTATGACTTATCACACGATAAAAAAAGGCAGTGATAAAGGACCGCCAAACCGCATCGAAGAAAGCGAGACGAAGTCCTCCACCTCTGCCCACGCTCGCCCTCTCGCTTTCGATCGAAACTCCAAATCCATGCGTTCACAAACCCTAGTTTCCCCAATTCTCGTGTTCCCGCCGTGAAATCCCTGGTTCTCACGGTCAGATCCGTCTACGAATTGCTCTGGTCGTCGTTTCAAGCTCCGATTTGACCCCTGATTCGCTGGTTTGGTGGGGTTTCCGAAGGATGTCGTCGTTGAGCCGGGAGTTGGTGTTTCTGATCCTCCAGTTCCTTGAGGAGGAGAAGTTCAAGGAGTCTGTTCATAAGTGAGTGGTTGCTtctgcgtgtgtgtgtgtgtgtgtgtgtgtgtgttctttcTTGTTCTCATTTTTGAGGGTTTGGTTTATTGATTTTGAGATGAACTTGGGGATTTTCGTGCAGATTGGAGCAGGAATCGgggttttatttcaatatgAAATACTTCGAGGAGAAGGCGCTGGCGGGGGAGTGGGACGAAGTGGAGAGATATCTCTCTGGGTTCACGAAGGTCGATGATAATAGATATTCGATGAAGATATTTTTTGAGATAAGAAAACAGAAGTATCTTGAAGCGCTTGATaggtttgttttttaatttattttccttaaattcgtgtttttatgttttttactgtaaaaagtgattaaaaaaattgagttatttttttatgtggtgTTGTTTATAGGCATGATAGGGCGAAGGCGGTTGAGATATTGGTGAAGGATTTAAAGGTTTTTTCAACGTTTAATGAGGAGTTGTATAAGGAGATCACCCAGCTTCTCACACTTGATAATTTTCGGTAAGTTGGGTTTTCTCATTGATGCTATTATATAATTAGACTCTTATGATGGTACAATGTTTTTAATCATGTCGCTGGAATTTGAATGGAATGGCTTTTAGTTCTTCTGTATGAAACAAAATCCTTTACATTTTTCCATTAAAACATGTGCTAGTATTGGTCTCTGTCTTGTTGATTGCGGTTCAACAAGCGTAATAACATAACAAATGAATAATGTGACAGAGGGGTACCTTGTCTTTTATCTGATCAATTTTTGAAGGAAAAGGctgataacaaataaaaaaaaagatagaaagagaaGTCTTTAGTACACCTTCTATGAGAGCTAGACTGAGAAACAGTTTTTGTATTATTGATGTAtcgaccaaaaaaaaaagaagaagaagtgataTCTGAGTTTCAATCATTTAAGTTCAGCTTTGCATGAGCAAGGTGAAGAAATAAAATGACTAATTATCATGTGGATTAACAAGTGGCTGAATAAGAATGCTTATCTGACAATCCTTGCTAAAATATGAAATCTGTGATGTTCTTCTTTGAGTTGGAAATCAGACTTTGATTAGATAATTGTTTCAAAAGATGAAGATTGCTAAATgctttctatgttttatttctgaTAGCCTTTGTCTTCCTTTTTACGACATATGTTTGCTAGTGTTGAATTGATTCCTTTTTTCAAGAATTTATCTGTATATGGACATGAATTGAATACTTAATCAAAGtggtttttcctttttccttctaCTGCAGGGAAAATGAACAGTTGTCTAAGTATGGTGACACTAAATCAGCTCGTAGCATCATGCTTATTGAGCTTAAGAAGCTCATAGAAGCAAATCCACTATTTCGAGACAAGCTAGTGTTCCCCACTCTCAGAGCTTCACGGTTGAGAACTCTAATTAATCAGAGGTACAAGATATCTTTTGCAGCTACTTTGGTAATGCAATATATTAGTATTTGTATATGCTTCTGAATGAGATGCTCTGTTTATGACAGCTTGAATTGGCAACATCAGCTTTGTAAGAACCCAAGGCCGAACCCTGACATCAAGACCTTATTTACAGACCATACTtgcgcccctccaaatggaGCTCGTGCACCATCAGTCTCTGTTCCTCTTGCTGCGGTTCCGAAGCCTGCAACATTTACTCCACTTGGAGCTCATGGGGTACGTCTCTGTTCATCAAAAGAACTTTTAACCATTGGGATTGTGTAGCCCAAAATATTCATTTTGTGTGTACCTTAATGTTGTATCTTTATGCAGTCATTCCCACCTGCAGCAGCGGCAGCAAATGCAAATGCTTTAGCTGGCTGGATGGCTAATGCAGCTGCTTCATCATCTGTTCAATCTGCTGTTGTTTCTGCATCACCCATACCTTTTCCTTCCAATCAAGGTTTGAATCTTTAATCTCAATTTATGCAGTATATACAAATGGAAAATACTTTCTGAGTGATGAGGGTGTCTCACTCTTCCATTGTGAATGTTGCCGCcatatcaaattttatttataaattgctTCTGGAAGATGCTTGATTTCTTCtagttttctctttcttttcttttttggaagtCTTTTACAATATTAGGGTGCTTAGACAAAAGGATAATGGATTAGATCATTTCTAGCTACCAtacatggattttatcacataaatttagatgcatttaaaaaaactaggaCTATAGCTGCGAAGGCATACCTCATGAGCAAAAAATATTAAGAGAGCTGAGCATATATTTGATTATTCTTTGTACCATAGCTTCTCTTGTGAAACGCCCAAGAACTCCTCCAAATGCTCTCAATATGACAGACTATCAGAATGCTGAATCTGAACAACTTGTGAAACGCATACGGCCTATTACACATCAGCCTGATGAGGTAAAActtgagaaatattttttttagcatttcACTGGTTTCTATGCTGCTTCGATTATTTGTTTACATTGGTTTACATATTTCTCACATGCAGGTTGCATATCCTGCTCCTGGGCCCCAAGGTGCATGGTCACTGGATGACCTACCGAGAACAGTAGCATGCGCTATGAATCAGGGATCAAGTGTGACTAGCATGGACTTCCATCCTTCTCATCATACACTTCTTCTTGGTATGttcatttgaaatttaaaagtttaatttatTCCATAGATAAGTGTATAGACTTTTCATGATCAGTGAGGGTTATGTCTCATGCTTTCATGTTTTGCAGTGGGTACAACGAATGGTGAAATCACTCTCTGGGAGGTCGGTTTAAGAGAGAGATTGGTTTCAAAGGCATTTAAGATATGGGAAATGACAACTTGTTCTTCACAATTTCAGGTAGTTCAAATATGTTGTTTGACTTGAAATAGGTTTTTCTTGCCTAAAATACCTTCATAACATCTGGTGGACTTTAGTTGAGATATTTGGTGAACCTTGTCTAGCTGGGCGAGGATTGCATGCtatatgattatgttgataaattGTTGGATAATTGTTTGTTTCCCGACTTCAAAACAGAAATTACTCTCTTATTTTCTTAGTTCAGAAGAATGGGGAATGAATTGTTGAAGTATTATAGGCCAATTTGCTTACTGAGCTTTTGGTTGAAGAATTTCACCAGAGTTCTCAGTTTATATCGGTAGGAGCAGAGTAAACTATTTTGTCAAAGTAGTTGAGTTTTAAATTAGCTAGGCATTTACTTATTCTTTTATGGTGTAAATGGTCATTCTTATCTTGTCTCTGCATATATATGTTCATTTGGATAGGCTGCTATTGTGAAAGATTCTTCAGTATCGATTACTCGAGTTTCATGGAGTCCTGATGGAAGTTTGATAGGCAAGTATCCTAGTTTAGTGTGAAGCTAGTTTGGTGCTTTCTATTTGCTCACTTGTAATCTGACTCCTACAGGGGTTGCATTTTCAAAGCACTTGATTCACCTTTATGCCTATCAAGCACCGAATGATCTTCGCCAATTTAGGGAGGTTGGTTACTGCATTTTGTATATGCATTTTCTGTGTTTCGGTCATATTAACAAATTTGTTCTTTGGCCAGATTGAAGCTCACATTGGTGGAGTAAATGACATAGCATTCTCTTATCCAACCACCAAACAATTGTGTGTGGTAACTTGTGGGGAGGACAAGCTGATAAAGGTCGAAACtggtttttatttcttatttttatcactttattTATTGACACGCTCTTATCATCTCAAATTCCTTTGATCTATTACAGGTGTGGGATTTGAATGGTCAGAAACTTTTTAACTTTGAAGGACATGAGGCACCTGTTTATTCTATTCGTCCCCACTATAAGGAAAATATTCaggtaatttatattttattgttttatttataacttATGCAATTTTCTTGTAAGAAAAGCATAAACCTGATGTTCTGTCGACACTCATATGTTGATTTTATCAGGGTACTTGtagtttcttttttaaaattaacaatttaaACTTAATCAACTTACGATAGATTACATTCAAATTAATTGAAGTCATTGTTGTGAGCTGCAAGAAAAATGGAGTTATTTGGTGAATAATGGGAATTCTTTGGTCAAGAAAAATTCTATAACCTTTCAATCAGTTGAACACTAAGCTTAATATTTCATGAACTGTTTATTTTGTGATTGATCACGATAATTTGATGATAACATGCCGATTCTTCAAATAGTCTTCTCTTTGGCAAGGAAGAATTCATATGAATTTAGTCAATTTGATATGGCAAGAAGATTTTCTGGTGTTGCACGTACGGGTGAAAAGCCTCAGTTGTTTACTTTGCTATCTACTCCTCTAAGTACATACTGCTCCTCTTTATGCAGTTTGTCTTCTCAACTGCACTTGATGGGAAAATCAAGGCATGGCTGTATGATAACAATGGTTCTAGAGTTGACTATGATGCCCCTGGGCATTGGTGCACAACAATGTTATATAGCAGTGATGGGAGCAGGTAAGAGATTGTATGAcaaagtttaaacattattCTTTTCTCTGGGAGCTGCCATTCAATAGTACACTGCTTTTATATGTTTGTGGTTGTCATTTAGGTTGTTTTCATGCGGGACTAGCAAAGATGGAGACTCTTTCCTTGTTGAATGGAATGAAAGTGAAGGCGCAATAAAGAGAAAATATTCTGGCTTCCGTAAGAAGTCAACTGGTGTTGTTCAGTTTGACACCACACAGAATCATTTCCTGGCTGCTGGTGAAGAAAATCAGATAAAGTTTTGGAATGTGGATAACCCGGCTATGCTTGCAAGCACAGATGCTGAGGGAGGACTTCCGGTTGGCATTTGATAATTTACGCCTAGAATGTTACAGTCAGTTTCTAGAgtctttttgactttttttttgcaTCCATGGCAACAGAATCTTCCCCGATTGAGATTTAACAAAGAAGGGAATCTTCTTGCTGTCACAACAGTGGACAATGGTTTCAAAATACTTGCTAATGCAGAAGGCCTTAGATTACTGCAACCTTTTGGAAGTCGACCCTTTGAAGCAATGAGGGGTCAATTTGAGGCTTCCCCTATTAAGGTGGTAACTGTGCTTTCAACAAGAGATTCATGGTAACTTTCCTAACCAACTTATTCTCAACCAGGTTTCGGCTGCTCCAATTGTTGCAAGCATCTCCGCAAACATCAGTAAGGTGGATCACTTGGACAGAAGCTCTCCTGCGAAGCCATCTCCTATTCTTGTAAGATAAGCTATAAATTAATTGGTCTACTCATGTTTGTTTAGACATATTGTgcgtatttttattttgagaaatctGCTTGATTATTCTTGGCAGATGCGTGTTTGTTAACTTAACAGTGAATAGGTTCCACCACCTCCGCCCTAGTGCTCAAAGTCTACATTCAACAACTTGTACATGTTTTCTCATGACTGCCTCATCAAACATGTCATCAGTGCTGGCATTTATATTTATGTgaaattctttcttttccaaGTGTCGGTGACCATGAGAGGCCATTTCCCAATTGCTTTCTCTTCATTATTCATGAATGATGAATCTAAATCTGTCACTTTCTCATTGAGTTGGGCAAACACAAATGAACCAGTCTTCACCTCAGACTTGGATTTGGTTTTCAAACGCCGCTGCCTTAATTTTGTattcatatgcaaataactcaGCAATGCTCCTTGTGCTCATTTTGTTGTCAGTAAATGAGATTGTCTTTGTTCTTTCAGCTAAAATCTGGTCCTT from Dioscorea cayenensis subsp. rotundata cultivar TDr96_F1 chromosome 7, TDr96_F1_v2_PseudoChromosome.rev07_lg8_w22 25.fasta, whole genome shotgun sequence carries:
- the LOC120264767 gene encoding LOW QUALITY PROTEIN: protein TPR1-like (The sequence of the model RefSeq protein was modified relative to this genomic sequence to represent the inferred CDS: inserted 1 base in 1 codon); the protein is MSSLSRELVFLILQFLEEEKFKESVHKLEQESGFYFNMKYFEEKALAGEWDEVERYLSGFTKVDDNRYSMKIFFEIRKQKYLEALDRHDRAKAVEILVKDLKVFSTFNEELYKEITQLLTLDNFRENEQLSKYGDTKSARSIMLIELKKLIEANPLFRDKLVFPTLRASRLRTLINQSLNWQHQLCKNPRPNPDIKTLFTDHTCAPPNGARAPSVSVPLAAVPKPATFTPLGAHGSFPPAAAAANANALAGWMANAAASSSVQSAVVSASPIPFPSNQASLVKRPRTPPNALNMTDYQNAESEQLVKRIRPITHQPDEVAYPAPGPQGAWSLDDLPRTVACAMNQGSSVTSMDFHPSHHTLLLVGTTNGEITLWEVGLRERLVSKAFKIWEMTTCSSQFQAAIVKDSSVSITRVSWSPDGSLIGVAFSKHLIHLYAYQAPNDLRQFREIEAHIGGVNDIAFSYPTTKQLCVVTCGEDKLIKVWDLNGQKLFNFEGHEAPVYSIRPHYKENIQFVFSTALDGKIKAWLYDNNGSRVDYDAPGHWCTTMLYSSDGSRLFSCGTSKDGDSFLVEWNESEGAIKRKYSGFRKKSTGVVQFDTTQNHFLAAGEENQIKFWNVDNPAMLASTDAEGGLPNLPRLRFNKEGNLLAVTTVDNGFKILANAEGLRLLQPFGSRPFEAMRGQFEASPIKVSAAPIVASISANISKVDHLDRSSPAKPSPILNGADPSRNIEKPRISEDLPDKTQPWELSEIVDPPQCRVVTLPENADAPTKVTRLLYTNSGTGLLALGSNAIQRLWKWARNEQNPSGKATASVAPQQWQPNSGLVMTNDASDTNPEEAVPCIALSKNDSYVMSACGGKVSLFNMMTFKVMTTFMAPPPASTYLAFHPLDNNIIAIGMEDSTIRIYNVRVDEVKTKMIGHQKRITGLAFSNNLNILVSSGADAQLCIWNTDSWEKKKSISIQLPAGKAPVGDTRVQFHSDSIRLLVVHESQLAIYDASKAERIRQWVPQGSLAAPISHAAFSCNSQLVYAVFCDGNIGVFDADNLKLRCRIAPSAYLFPASTNSNPAVYPLVIAAHPQEANQFAVGLTDGTVKVIEPLESEGKWGLLXPADNGVVVQNVRATASSTTSNSAADQLQR